The DNA window GCAAGAGCTTGAGAATCAACTAAAGGCGAAGGAAGCGGAAGCCCGTCTATCGGTGCAGATAATTGCTCGCGCGCTGTTGCAGAAAGATCTCAGTGAAACTGAAGCGGCCATGCGCATCTCTTGGCTTTCCCAGCAGATTGTTCTCAGTGACGATGAAGCCCAGCACTTCAGCGTATTCCAGCAGCTTTCTGTAGCCACAGCCCATATCCCGATACTGGATGACTGGGCGGCTTTGGGTAAGGCTGAAAAGCGTCGCCTCACGACTGAGCGCGAAGGCATAGAAGTGAACTATCGTGAATTTATTCAGGCCAGTGCGGCTGAGCTGGTCAGTATTCGTTTAACCTAAGCAAACCCAGATCAGATAGCACGTCGCTTCAATAACACGCCGCTTTCAAGGTGGTGTGTCCAGGGAAACTGATCAAATATTGCCGTTCGCACAATCTTATGGGTTTTGGTCAAGCCGTCGAGGTTAGCCCGCAAGGTTTCCGGATTACAGGAAATATAGAGGATATTGTCAAAGCGCTGTGCCAGCTTTAGCGTATCCTCATCCAGACCGGCTCGCGGTGGATCGACAAAGATAGTGGAGAAGTCATAGCGTTCTAGATCAATTTCCACGAGCCGTCGAAAGGGCCGCTCATTATTCAATGCCTGAGTAAATTCCTCGCTGGACATGCGCACTACAGTCACATTGTCCACATCATTGAGGCCAAAGTTGGTCTGCGCCGAGCGCACCGATATCTTGGATATTTCCGTCGCAAGTACAGATCTAAAGTGCTGCGCTAATACGGCTGTAAAGTTACCGTTACCGCAGTAGAGCTCCACTAAGTCGCCGCTCTTAACATCATCTATAGATGCACAGCAGCCGCTGGCCCAGCTAAGCATTTTCTCATTGACTCTGGCATTAGGCTGGGTGAAACCGGATTCAATTTGCTGATACTGGTACTGCACCTGATCTACGTTTAAGGTCTCGATTACATAGTCACGGGTAAGCACGGTCTTCTGTTTGCGGCTGCGGCCAATCACCATAATGCTGTGTTCAGCCTCCAGCGCCTTCGCCGCCAGCTCCCACTCTTCGTCCACTGGTCGATGATAGATCAGGGTAATCAGCGCTTCGCCGCTGAGAGTGGTGAGAAACTCTAGGCTAAACAGTTTGCGACTAAGTATCGCCGAGGCATTAATTGAGGACAATAAGGGCGCCATAAGCTGACCGATCAGCTCACCGGCAATGGGGAATTCGCTGATCACATAGGGACGCTTTTCACCGGCACGGTTCATGGCGTAATGGGCGACTCCATCCTCATGCCAAATGCGAAATTCAGCGCGCATACGGAAACCACTGGGGGCTGAGTCAAACACCTCGACCTGAGGAAAAATGAGACCATTGAGAGTGTTTTTAAAGTTCTCAAGTTTAGCCTCTAGGG is part of the SAR92 clade bacterium H455 genome and encodes:
- a CDS encoding DUF2489 domain-containing protein → MLSYPLILLLATVILIVVSGYAAYLALQLYRRRQRLEKGKQELENQLKAKEAEARLSVQIIARALLQKDLSETEAAMRISWLSQQIVLSDDEAQHFSVFQQLSVATAHIPILDDWAALGKAEKRRLTTEREGIEVNYREFIQASAAELVSIRLT
- the trmA gene encoding tRNA (uridine(54)-C5)-methyltransferase TrmA; translated protein: MSEHSIDPTLYPAALEAKLENFKNTLNGLIFPQVEVFDSAPSGFRMRAEFRIWHEDGVAHYAMNRAGEKRPYVISEFPIAGELIGQLMAPLLSSINASAILSRKLFSLEFLTTLSGEALITLIYHRPVDEEWELAAKALEAEHSIMVIGRSRKQKTVLTRDYVIETLNVDQVQYQYQQIESGFTQPNARVNEKMLSWASGCCASIDDVKSGDLVELYCGNGNFTAVLAQHFRSVLATEISKISVRSAQTNFGLNDVDNVTVVRMSSEEFTQALNNERPFRRLVEIDLERYDFSTIFVDPPRAGLDEDTLKLAQRFDNILYISCNPETLRANLDGLTKTHKIVRTAIFDQFPWTHHLESGVLLKRRAI